The proteins below are encoded in one region of Bremerella sp. P1:
- a CDS encoding ABC transporter substrate-binding protein — protein sequence MPRTSPAYLLVVLVSLVLVVGVTGRPSFGQTNSIEAIELRTDDAWNRASTKLVKGSHVKVFIPSLPYLYTSHAVNGALIRPAANQRGWEYDMAVDHQQIDDTTYEFQLRRGVRFQDGTPFNADAVVLNMEYFKKKPVQYSKIDEVFDHVEKVDDYTVRFHLTQKYGSFMNDAIWMQFYTEEYLKRNPGGWNGKDNCPNLSMPGPYGLGPYMLTEGYMEGDRQTSKAVLTANPYYWDPNYPKVETITVFTDLDSQEAKQMALYEEGELDITIIPPEDKVETILSDFSKLVISPSTDNIAIHFNMINGHPKLKDKAVRNALNEAINRHNLLHFVLENEGLLSPISPQFPGVGEVSQHLLPTPADFDPNDNETQQRLRGILDGLTLRVLTQDRFLPLWRGIETHFARVGVTLDIQVTNSEREIFEQLLTTYKGKNSDHWDLLIWGNDDWYFNHPFSVFLVLRANNAWSTILPDPVMDEYLEEMFQATVEDPDFADICEKIMRRAYDQGYMLFVPTPNKVFAVNKEVVFHPYRMACMPLWRIEVTEQHWSVRSSKAPYPPSLRTPVEITRVQIK from the coding sequence ATGCCGCGAACCTCACCTGCTTATCTTCTTGTGGTCCTCGTTTCTCTCGTACTTGTTGTCGGCGTGACTGGCCGGCCATCCTTCGGGCAAACTAATTCCATCGAGGCGATTGAACTCCGAACCGATGATGCATGGAACCGGGCTTCCACTAAGCTCGTTAAGGGTTCGCATGTCAAAGTCTTCATTCCCAGCTTGCCTTATCTTTACACTTCTCATGCAGTGAATGGAGCCCTGATTCGACCGGCGGCCAATCAACGTGGCTGGGAATACGACATGGCGGTAGACCATCAGCAAATAGATGATACCACCTACGAATTTCAACTGCGCCGAGGTGTCAGGTTTCAGGATGGTACTCCGTTCAACGCCGATGCGGTTGTGCTGAATATGGAATACTTCAAGAAGAAGCCAGTCCAATACAGCAAAATCGACGAAGTGTTCGACCATGTCGAAAAGGTCGATGACTACACCGTGCGATTTCACCTGACCCAGAAATACGGCTCGTTTATGAACGATGCGATCTGGATGCAGTTTTATACGGAGGAGTATCTCAAACGCAATCCGGGCGGCTGGAACGGAAAAGACAACTGCCCGAACTTGTCGATGCCTGGCCCGTACGGCTTGGGCCCCTATATGCTGACTGAAGGTTACATGGAAGGAGACCGCCAAACGAGCAAGGCGGTTCTCACGGCAAATCCATATTATTGGGACCCCAACTATCCGAAAGTGGAGACTATTACCGTCTTCACCGATCTCGATAGTCAGGAAGCAAAGCAAATGGCCTTGTACGAGGAAGGCGAACTCGACATTACGATTATTCCGCCCGAAGACAAAGTCGAGACCATCCTGTCCGACTTTAGCAAGCTCGTCATCTCTCCTTCGACGGACAATATCGCTATCCATTTCAACATGATAAATGGCCATCCAAAGCTAAAAGACAAAGCCGTCAGGAATGCTCTCAATGAAGCGATCAATCGACACAATCTGCTTCATTTTGTGCTTGAGAATGAAGGACTTCTTTCTCCGATCTCACCTCAGTTTCCTGGCGTTGGCGAAGTTTCACAGCATCTTCTTCCCACCCCAGCCGATTTCGATCCAAATGACAATGAGACACAGCAGCGGCTTCGAGGCATTCTCGATGGACTAACGCTTCGTGTTCTTACGCAAGACCGCTTTCTGCCACTGTGGCGAGGTATTGAAACGCATTTTGCACGAGTCGGTGTAACGCTTGACATCCAAGTTACCAACAGCGAACGAGAGATCTTTGAACAGTTGCTTACAACCTATAAGGGAAAGAATAGCGACCACTGGGATCTATTGATCTGGGGCAACGACGACTGGTACTTCAATCACCCTTTCTCAGTCTTCCTCGTGCTTCGGGCGAACAATGCCTGGAGCACGATTTTGCCTGATCCGGTAATGGATGAATACCTCGAAGAGATGTTCCAAGCGACCGTGGAAGATCCGGACTTTGCAGACATCTGTGAAAAGATCATGCGGCGCGCCTACGACCAGGGATACATGTTGTTTGTGCCAACGCCTAACAAAGTCTTCGCCGTCAACAAGGAGGTGGTTTTCCATCCGTATCGCATGGCATGCATGCCGCTATGGAGAATTGAAGTGACCGAACAGCATTGGTCAGTTCGATCTTCGAAAGCCCCCTACCCTCCCTCGTTGAGAACGCCCGTGGAAATTACTCGGGTTCAAATAAAGTAG
- a CDS encoding GntR family transcriptional regulator: MSDEIRNALAQRIYDGSLMPNARLIELSIAEEFGTSQTPVREALRELEAMRLVQSEPYKGTRVRQITPREMAEAYMVRAILEQRAAELAAARFENNTSALEATVERICDSAKRGDIDAYAQGNLDFHRSIVAAADNLVLLQSWDALRFEARIRVNLFRKENAIVARAAEHHPIVVALKQGNGIEAGRLLREHSESFAEAWAKEVESPSSDTDTPSPSCTIETSTATNGSD, translated from the coding sequence ATGAGCGATGAGATCCGAAATGCCCTAGCACAAAGGATTTATGATGGATCCCTGATGCCCAATGCGCGGTTGATCGAACTATCTATTGCCGAAGAATTCGGCACTAGCCAGACACCAGTTCGTGAGGCATTACGTGAACTTGAGGCGATGCGGCTGGTCCAGTCAGAGCCTTATAAAGGAACGCGGGTGCGACAGATTACGCCTCGCGAAATGGCCGAAGCATATATGGTACGGGCCATTCTCGAGCAGCGGGCCGCCGAGTTAGCCGCCGCACGTTTTGAGAATAACACGTCCGCGCTGGAAGCCACCGTAGAACGAATCTGTGATTCGGCCAAGCGTGGCGACATCGACGCATATGCCCAAGGCAACCTGGACTTCCATCGAAGCATCGTTGCTGCCGCAGACAACCTGGTGCTTCTACAAAGCTGGGATGCTTTAAGGTTTGAAGCCAGAATTCGTGTGAATCTGTTCCGCAAAGAAAACGCCATCGTTGCGCGTGCCGCCGAGCATCATCCGATCGTGGTGGCACTGAAACAAGGCAATGGCATCGAGGCTGGTCGTCTGCTTCGCGAGCATTCGGAGTCGTTCGCGGAAGCCTGGGCCAAAGAAGTTGAGTCCCCTTCATCTGATACCGATACACCCTCCCCATCTTGCACGATCGAAACGTCCACTGCGACGAATGGATCGGATTAG
- a CDS encoding response regulator, translating to MFKGGVKSKLIFLVALSGVAFACLGIYGISNSASTFTWVGQVYKTAEDFRDSSRNIAVPLNELRQLSLSIVMAPNATLQRDLDVRQQKLTGQIDEAFSRWKIDSGNSKEAEAFAQLGRSWREYKELKDFTIEKAKQRYREEAFINATGAEQLQFEKVNDDLNGWMQTRIDNADQVYREANSQFNRTIWVSSIVIGLLTFIVATAGYFASKSIIRPIYALKAAATQIANREPVTSIGVQTKDELGELARDMETMAAAIAAYDAQQQQSEAEVRKLNVELEHRVHQRTAELGKTVNELRIAKDAAEASNRTKSEFLANMSHEIRTPMNGIIGMTDLALDTNLSSDQREYLEMVKDSADHLLDVINDILDFSKIEAGKLELSPFEFELRDHLDDTVGLLALKANSKGIELACHVLNSVPEVLIGDAGRLRQIIVNLLGNAIKFTSEGEVIMRVEVDSRSADDIMLHFSVRDTGIGISEDKRELLFKAFSQVDSSMTRKYGGTGLGLAISAQLIKLMQGEVWVESQLGKGSTFHFTAKFGLPKIRPLRTTPIEIEKLRGVPILVVDDNLTNCRLLHEMLSAWNMKPTTVTNGRDALRTLHEAYEHGEPFSIVLTDNMMPEMDGFTLAEKIRSRAELVGSTLMMLSSADRREDAARCHTVGVDAYLTKPIRRTELLHAIMQCKHVVSKQRETSEVKSSANQPTSENGLRLLLVEDNPVNQRLAERLLEKRGHIVVIADNGRIALDLLEKDNLFDVVLMDVQMPEMDGFEATAAIRAREQSGGKHIPILAMTAHAMKGDRERCLEAGMDSYISKPLNATLLYDELDRLARRT from the coding sequence ATGTTTAAGGGTGGTGTTAAATCAAAACTGATTTTCCTCGTGGCCCTCTCGGGCGTAGCGTTTGCCTGCCTCGGCATCTATGGAATCTCCAACTCTGCTTCTACCTTCACGTGGGTCGGGCAAGTCTATAAAACTGCTGAAGATTTTAGGGACAGTTCGCGCAATATTGCTGTTCCCCTGAACGAATTGCGGCAACTATCTTTATCGATTGTCATGGCCCCCAATGCGACTCTACAAAGAGACCTCGACGTTCGACAGCAGAAGTTGACAGGGCAGATCGACGAAGCGTTTTCCCGGTGGAAGATTGATAGTGGCAACTCGAAAGAGGCAGAGGCATTTGCGCAACTGGGACGCAGCTGGCGCGAATACAAAGAGCTGAAAGATTTCACGATCGAGAAAGCAAAGCAGCGATACCGAGAAGAGGCATTCATCAATGCGACCGGCGCCGAACAGTTGCAATTCGAGAAGGTAAACGATGACCTGAACGGTTGGATGCAGACGCGAATTGATAATGCCGATCAGGTCTACCGCGAGGCAAACTCCCAATTTAACAGGACGATATGGGTGTCAAGCATCGTGATTGGCCTTTTGACATTCATTGTCGCCACGGCAGGGTATTTTGCGAGCAAGAGCATCATTCGCCCCATCTACGCACTTAAGGCTGCCGCCACACAGATCGCCAACCGAGAACCGGTCACTTCCATCGGCGTGCAAACGAAGGACGAACTAGGCGAACTAGCACGCGACATGGAAACGATGGCCGCTGCGATTGCCGCTTATGATGCTCAGCAGCAACAGTCCGAAGCCGAGGTGCGCAAACTTAATGTGGAACTAGAACACCGCGTTCACCAGCGGACAGCAGAGCTGGGCAAAACGGTAAACGAACTCCGAATCGCAAAGGACGCTGCGGAGGCGTCCAATCGAACCAAGAGCGAGTTCCTTGCGAATATGAGCCATGAAATTCGTACGCCGATGAATGGCATCATTGGAATGACAGACCTGGCACTGGATACCAACTTGTCCAGTGATCAACGCGAGTATCTCGAGATGGTCAAGGATTCCGCCGATCACTTACTGGATGTCATCAACGACATTCTCGATTTTTCCAAGATCGAAGCGGGCAAGCTCGAGTTGTCGCCCTTTGAATTTGAACTGCGCGACCATCTCGACGATACAGTCGGTCTCTTGGCACTAAAAGCCAACAGCAAAGGAATCGAACTGGCCTGTCATGTCCTCAATTCCGTCCCCGAGGTACTCATTGGCGACGCTGGTCGCTTACGCCAGATCATCGTGAATTTGCTGGGAAACGCCATCAAATTCACGTCCGAGGGAGAAGTCATCATGCGGGTGGAGGTCGACTCTCGCTCGGCTGACGACATAATGCTCCATTTCTCGGTCAGAGACACAGGCATTGGAATCTCGGAGGATAAGCGCGAGCTCTTGTTCAAGGCGTTTTCCCAAGTCGATAGTTCAATGACCCGCAAGTATGGAGGAACTGGGCTAGGTTTGGCGATTTCGGCCCAGTTGATCAAATTAATGCAGGGTGAAGTCTGGGTTGAAAGCCAACTAGGCAAGGGAAGCACCTTCCATTTCACCGCCAAGTTTGGTTTGCCAAAAATTCGGCCACTCCGGACGACGCCTATAGAAATCGAAAAGCTAAGAGGCGTTCCCATTCTTGTTGTTGATGACAATCTAACCAATTGCCGCTTGTTGCATGAGATGTTATCGGCTTGGAACATGAAGCCCACAACCGTGACCAATGGTCGCGACGCCCTCAGAACACTCCACGAGGCTTACGAGCACGGTGAACCCTTCTCGATCGTGCTGACCGACAACATGATGCCCGAGATGGATGGATTTACTCTGGCTGAGAAGATTCGTTCTCGCGCCGAATTAGTTGGATCAACATTGATGATGCTTTCTTCGGCGGATCGCAGAGAGGATGCAGCCAGATGTCACACTGTCGGCGTCGACGCATATTTAACCAAGCCAATTCGCCGTACTGAGCTTTTGCACGCCATCATGCAATGCAAGCACGTAGTGTCCAAGCAGCGAGAAACAAGCGAAGTCAAATCATCCGCAAATCAACCTACATCTGAAAATGGGCTTCGGCTGCTGCTTGTCGAAGACAATCCGGTCAATCAAAGACTAGCCGAAAGACTGCTAGAGAAGCGCGGCCACATCGTCGTCATTGCCGACAATGGACGAATTGCCTTGGACCTATTGGAAAAAGACAATTTGTTCGACGTTGTACTCATGGACGTACAAATGCCTGAAATGGACGGGTTTGAGGCGACAGCTGCCATACGTGCCCGCGAACAGTCCGGGGGAAAGCATATTCCGATCCTTGCCATGACGGCCCATGCAATGAAAGGGGATCGTGAGCGCTGTTTAGAAGCCGGAATGGATAGCTACATCTCAAAACCACTCAATGCGACACTACTTTACGATGAGCTAGACCGCCTCGCTCGTCGCACTTGA